CCCGTCCAGCAGCGGCTTGTAATGCACCACGCGGCCCGGCTCCAGCCCGCAGGAGGCGGCGATGATCGCCTTGGGCCGGCAGTCGTCGATGCGCACGGCCAGTTCGTTGCTGGCAAAACCGCCAAAGACCACCGAATGGATCGCGCCGATCCGCGCGCAGGCCAGCATCGCCTCGAGCGCCTCGGGGATCATCGGCATGTAGATGATGACCCGGTCGCCCTTCTCGATGCCCTTGGCGCGCAGCGCACCGGCCAGCGACGCAACGCGGTTCCGCAGCTCGACATAGGAGATCTCGCGCCGGGAATGGGTGATCGGGCTGTCGTGAATGATGGCGGTCTGTTCGCCGCGCCCGGCCTCGACATGGCGATCGACCGCGTTCCAGCAGGTGTTCACCCGGGCGTCGCTATACCATTCATAGAGCGGCGCGTTGTCGTCGAACAGCGCCTTGCTGGGGGGCGTGACCCAGTCGATCGCCTCGGCCGCCTGCATCCAGTAGGCTTCGGGGTCGCGCTTCCAGCTTTCGTAAACGTCCCTGTAGGCCATGCCGCTTTCCTCCTGTCTCCACTCGGATCAGGGGTTAAGAACATCAGGGCCGTCGGGCAAGCCTGTTGCCTGCCGCCGCGTCAGATTGGCGCAAAATATTTGCAGGGTTTGCGGTAACGGGGTTGCAAAATTTTGCAAACCGCCGGTTTGCGCAAATTTCACCCCCGCCCGCCGCGTGCGGTTGCAAAGCTGCGAAGTTTTTGCCGCGAAGCGGCGCCGCCTATCCGTATTGCGTCACCGGGGTGCCCGCGATGGCCGACATGTTCAGCAATCCGCGTGCCGTGATCGCGGGCGACACGATATGCGCGCGGTTGCCCATGCCCATCAGGATCGGTCCGACCTCCAGCCCGCCGGCGCGCATCTTGAGGATGTTGCGCACCCCTCCGGCGGCATCGGCATGGGCAAAGACCAGCACGTTGGCCTCGCCCTCCATCCGGCTGCCCGGAAAGATCCGGGCCCGCAGTTCCGGGTCGAGCGCGGTATCCAGGTTCATTTCGCCCTCATAGCAGAAATCGCGCGGCTCGCTGTCGAGGATCTCCAGCGCGGCGCGCATCCGCTTGCCCGAGCCTTCGGCCTGGTTGCCGAACTGGGATTGCGAACAGAAGGCGATCTTCGGCTCCAGCCCGAACCGCCGCACATGGCGGGCGGCGCCGATGGCGATCTCGGCCAGGTGTTCGGGCTGCGGCAGCTGGTGGACATGGGTGTCGGCGATGAACAGCGGCCCGTCCTCGAGGATCATCAGCGACAGTGCCCCGTGCGGGCGCAGCTGGTCGGTGCCGAGGATCTGGGTGATATAGTTCAGGTGCCAGCGGTATTCGCCGAAGGTGCCGCAGATCAGCGAATCGGCCTCGCCGCGATAGACCGCGACCGCGCCGATCGCGGTGGAGTTCGTGCGCATGATCGCCTTGGCCAGGTCGGGCGTGACCCCGCGCCGTTCCATCAGCTGGTGATAAGTGTTCCAGTAATCGTAATAGCGCGGGTCGTTCTCGGGGTTCACGATCTCGAAATCGCGGCCCGGCCGCACGGTCAGCCCGTGGCGTTCGCAACGCGCCTCGATCACCTCGGGGCGGCCGATCAGGATCGGGGTTTCCGTGGTTTCCTCCAGCACCGCCTGCGCCGCGCGCAATACGCGTTCGTCCTCGCCCTCGGAAAAGACGATGCGCCGGCTGGCCGCGCCCGCGGCCTCGAAGACGGGGCGCATCAGCAGCGCGGATTTGAACACGGTCTGGTTCAGCCGGGCATGATAGGCGTCCAGATCGTCGATCGGCCGGGTCGCCACGCCGCTTTCCATCGCGGCGCGGGCAACCGAGGTCGAGACCACGCCGACCAGCCGCGGGTCGAACGGTTTCGGGATCAGGTAGTCGGCGCCAAAGGTGAGCTGTTCGCCGCGATAGGCGGCGGCGGCTTCGGCGCTGGTGGTGGCGCGGGCCAGCTCCGCGATGCCGTCGATGCAGGCCAGCTGCATCGCGTCGTTGATCTCGGTCGCGCCCACGTCCAGCGCGCCGCGGAAGATGAACGGAAAGCACAGGACGTTGTTGACCTGGTTGGGAAAGTCGCTGCGCCCGGTGGCGATGATCGCGTCGGGGGCCACCTCGCGGGCGGCATCGGGCAGGATTTCGGGGTTGGGGTTGGCCAGCGCGAAGATGATCGGCCGGTCCGCCATCTTTGCGACCATGGCGGGTTTCAGCACGTTGGGGCCGGACAGGCCGAGGAACAGGTCCGCGCCGTCGATCACCTCGTCGAGCGTGCGCAGGTCGGTCCGTTGCGCATATTCCGCCTTCTGCGGGTTCATGTCGATGTCGCGGCCTTCGTGAACGAGCCCGTGAATGTCGCACAGCCAGACATTTTCGCGCCGCACCCCCAGTTTCAGCAGCATGTTCAGGCAGGCGATGCCGGCCGCGCCGCCGCCGGTCGAGACGATCTTGATGTCCTCGAAGGACTTGCCCGCCACATGCAGCGCGTTCTTGGCCGCCGCGCCGACGACGATGGCGGTGCCATGCTGGTCGTCGTGAAACACCGGGATGTTCATCCGTTCGCGGCAGAGTTTCTCGACGATGAAGCAGTCGGGCGCCTTGATGTCCTCGAGGTTGATCGCGCCGAAGGACGGCTCCAGCGCGCAGACGATTTCAGCCAGTTTTTCGGGGTCCTTTTCGTCTACTTCGATATCGAAACAGTCGATGCCCGCGAATTTCTTGAACAGGACCGCCTTGCCTTCCATCACCGGTTTCGAGGCCAGCGCCCCGATATTGCCGAGCCCCAGCACCGCCGTCCCGTTCGTCACCACCGCCACCAGGTTGGCCCGCGCCGTATAGCGCGCCGCGTTGGCGGCGTCGTCGCGGATCTCGAGACAGGCCTCGGCCACGCCGGGGGAATAGGCGCGGGACAGATCGCGGCCGTTGGCCATCGGCTTGGTTGCGCGGATCTCGAGTTTCCCGGGTCTTGGATATTCGTGGTAATACAGCGCGGCCTGACGCAGGGACTGGTTGTCGGACATGGCTCGGGTTCCTCCTCGGGAATTTGGTTCAGCATTAAACCATTCCGCGGCGGGGTGGAACGGGGCATCTGTCTCTGCCGTGCCGGGGCCGGTTTGCTTGCATCTCGGACGCACCGGAGCCACTGTCGGCAAGCGGCGGACCGGGGCGAAGCGTCCGGTTCGCAACGCACGCAACGGAGGTGAATGGATGATCCTGCGGGAAACCGCGCTGGCGGTGCGCGAAAACGCCCATGCGCCCTATTCCGGGTTCAAGGTCGGTGCGGCGATCCGCGCGGCCTCGGGCAAGGTCTATGCCGGGTGCAATGTCGAAAACGCCGCCTATCCCGAAGGCACCTGCGCCGAGGCCGGGGCGATCGCCGCGATGGTCGCGTCGGGCGATCGCGAGATAGCCGAGGTCTATGTGGTGGCCGACAGCCACGAACCCGTGCCCTGTTGCGGCGGGTGCCGTCAGAAACTGGCCGAGTTCGGCGGCGCGGCCGTGCCGGTGACGCTGGCCACGGTGGCGGGCGCCGAACAGGTCACCAGCATCGCCGCGCTGTTGCCGGGCGCCTTTGTCAGGGACCACATGGGAGACTAGCGCGATGGATGCCCGCGCGATCATCGCCAGACTGCGCCGCCGGGAGGTGCCGGCCGAGGACGAACTGCGCTGGTTCGCGCAGGGGCTGGCCGATGGCGGGGTCAGCGATGCCCAGGCCGGTGCGTTCGCGATGGCGGTCTGCATGGGCGGGCTGGGGGACGCCGGGCGCGCGGCGCTGACCCTGGCGATGCGCGACAGTGGCGAGGTCCTGCGCTGGGATCTGGACGGGCCGGTGATCGACAAGCATTCAACCGGCGGCGTGGGCGACTGCGTGTCGCTGATCCTGGCGCCGGCCCTGGCCGAATGCGGCGGGTTCGTGCCGATGATCTCGGGGCGGGGCCTGGGCCATACAGGCGGCACGCTGGACAAGCTGGAAGCGATACCGGGCCTGTCCACTTCGGTGGCGGGCGACCGGTTGCGCAGGCTCGTGACCGATCTGGGCTGTGCCATCGTCGGTGCGACGGCCACCATCGCGCCCGCCGACAAACGGCTCTACGCGATCCGCGACGTGACCGCGACGGTCGAGAGCCTCGATCTGATCACCGCCTCGATCCTGTCCAAGAAACTGGCCGCGTCCCCGGATGCGCTGGTGCTGGACGTAAAGACGGGCAGCGGCGCCTTCATGAAGACCGGGGACGAGGCGCGCGCGCTGGCGCAGGCGCTGGTGGGCACGGCCAATGCGGCGGGTTGCCGGACCTCGGCGGTCATCACCGATATGAACCAGCCGCTGGCCGCGTCGCTGGGCAATGCGCTCGAGGTTGCCGAGGTGATGCGGGTGCTGACCGGCGCGGGGGACGGGCCCAGAGGCGGGTCGCTGGTGCGGATATCCGCCGCGCTGGGCGGGGTGCTGCTGGCCGATGCCGGGCTGGCCACCGATGCGCAGGCCGGCGCGGCGCGGATCGCCGGGGTGATCGCCGACGGGCGGGCGGCCGAGCGGTTCGGGCGCATGGTCGCGGCGCAAGGCGGGCCGCTGGCCTTTGTCGACAACTGGCGCCGGTTCCTGCCCGAGGCCACGGTGATCCGCGAAGTGCCCGCGCGCCGGTCCGGGGTCGTCGCCGCCATAGACGGCGAGGCGCTGGGCCTCGCGGTCGTGGGTCTCGGCGGCGGGCGGCAGGTGGAAAGCGATACGGTCGACCCGGCGGTCGGGCTGTCGGGGATCGTGCGGCTGGGGGTGCGGGTCGACAAGGGGCAGCCGCTGGCGGTGATCCATGCCGCCCGCGAAGATGCCGCCGATGCGGCCGCGGCCGGCCTGGGACGGGCGATCACGCTGGCCGATGCGGC
This is a stretch of genomic DNA from Pukyongiella litopenaei. It encodes these proteins:
- a CDS encoding NADP-dependent malic enzyme, encoding MSDNQSLRQAALYYHEYPRPGKLEIRATKPMANGRDLSRAYSPGVAEACLEIRDDAANAARYTARANLVAVVTNGTAVLGLGNIGALASKPVMEGKAVLFKKFAGIDCFDIEVDEKDPEKLAEIVCALEPSFGAINLEDIKAPDCFIVEKLCRERMNIPVFHDDQHGTAIVVGAAAKNALHVAGKSFEDIKIVSTGGGAAGIACLNMLLKLGVRRENVWLCDIHGLVHEGRDIDMNPQKAEYAQRTDLRTLDEVIDGADLFLGLSGPNVLKPAMVAKMADRPIIFALANPNPEILPDAAREVAPDAIIATGRSDFPNQVNNVLCFPFIFRGALDVGATEINDAMQLACIDGIAELARATTSAEAAAAYRGEQLTFGADYLIPKPFDPRLVGVVSTSVARAAMESGVATRPIDDLDAYHARLNQTVFKSALLMRPVFEAAGAASRRIVFSEGEDERVLRAAQAVLEETTETPILIGRPEVIEARCERHGLTVRPGRDFEIVNPENDPRYYDYWNTYHQLMERRGVTPDLAKAIMRTNSTAIGAVAVYRGEADSLICGTFGEYRWHLNYITQILGTDQLRPHGALSLMILEDGPLFIADTHVHQLPQPEHLAEIAIGAARHVRRFGLEPKIAFCSQSQFGNQAEGSGKRMRAALEILDSEPRDFCYEGEMNLDTALDPELRARIFPGSRMEGEANVLVFAHADAAGGVRNILKMRAGGLEVGPILMGMGNRAHIVSPAITARGLLNMSAIAGTPVTQYG
- a CDS encoding cytidine deaminase — its product is MILRETALAVRENAHAPYSGFKVGAAIRAASGKVYAGCNVENAAYPEGTCAEAGAIAAMVASGDREIAEVYVVADSHEPVPCCGGCRQKLAEFGGAAVPVTLATVAGAEQVTSIAALLPGAFVRDHMGD
- a CDS encoding thymidine phosphorylase → MDARAIIARLRRREVPAEDELRWFAQGLADGGVSDAQAGAFAMAVCMGGLGDAGRAALTLAMRDSGEVLRWDLDGPVIDKHSTGGVGDCVSLILAPALAECGGFVPMISGRGLGHTGGTLDKLEAIPGLSTSVAGDRLRRLVTDLGCAIVGATATIAPADKRLYAIRDVTATVESLDLITASILSKKLAASPDALVLDVKTGSGAFMKTGDEARALAQALVGTANAAGCRTSAVITDMNQPLAASLGNALEVAEVMRVLTGAGDGPRGGSLVRISAALGGVLLADAGLATDAQAGAARIAGVIADGRAAERFGRMVAAQGGPLAFVDNWRRFLPEATVIREVPARRSGVVAAIDGEALGLAVVGLGGGRQVESDTVDPAVGLSGIVRLGVRVDKGQPLAVIHAAREDAADAAAAGLGRAITLADAAPPVPDLIHERIVP